A part of Solibacillus sp. FSL H8-0538 genomic DNA contains:
- a CDS encoding dsDNA nuclease domain-containing protein, which produces MALDNGGAYAIRGFNFQKASIINVIIDNFLKENFTVVVEGEDDFVIEYINYKAFVQCKNQKLSVSNLIKSQTKKKKVFPSILQKNLETGTPNNHHKIFLRDFIEKEKKLLETKTPGDICERVYILSVDQKNTVIQTLKGDLNDVEARLDNFKIYFPPFPNELTDVIIYLTGKLNIKGIKIDNNKGREIIAELSLMIDQKSEIVIEDEGQLILKELSQEYFKKTLIQTIELITFDDILNRLTFPTAFMAKVKGEQLKIELMYKSLKRDIEIWLEGIDFELKPDREIIDEVLNRFKGKAENSVLVAITIEIISSKGSEMFGNTASSNL; this is translated from the coding sequence ATGGCCTTAGATAATGGTGGAGCATATGCAATAAGAGGATTTAATTTTCAAAAAGCTAGCATTATTAATGTGATAATAGATAATTTTTTAAAAGAAAATTTTACTGTAGTTGTAGAGGGGGAAGATGATTTTGTAATTGAATATATTAATTATAAAGCTTTTGTGCAATGTAAAAATCAAAAATTAAGTGTTTCAAATTTAATTAAATCACAAACGAAAAAGAAAAAAGTCTTCCCATCTATTCTTCAAAAAAACTTAGAGACAGGTACTCCTAACAATCATCATAAAATATTTTTACGAGATTTTATTGAAAAAGAAAAGAAGTTACTAGAAACCAAGACTCCTGGGGATATATGTGAAAGAGTATATATATTAAGTGTTGATCAAAAAAATACTGTAATTCAAACTTTAAAAGGTGATTTGAATGATGTAGAAGCTAGGCTAGATAATTTTAAAATTTATTTTCCACCGTTTCCCAATGAACTTACAGATGTGATTATTTATTTGACTGGAAAATTAAATATTAAAGGGATAAAAATAGATAACAATAAAGGGCGAGAAATTATTGCAGAGCTGTCTTTAATGATTGATCAAAAAAGTGAAATTGTTATAGAAGATGAGGGGCAATTAATATTAAAAGAGCTTTCTCAGGAGTATTTTAAGAAAACCTTGATACAAACAATAGAACTTATAACTTTTGATGATATATTGAATCGATTAACGTTTCCAACAGCATTTATGGCAAAGGTTAAAGGTGAACAATTAAAAATTGAGTTAATGTATAAGAGTTTAAAGAGGGATATTGAAATTTGGTTAGAAGGAATTGATTTTGAATTAAAACCAGATAGAGAAATTATCGATGAAGTTTTGAATCGATTTAAGGGAAAAGCTGAAAATAGTGTTTTAGTAGCTATAACAATAGAAATTATTAGTTCGAAAGGGAGTGAAATGTTTGGAAATACAGCATCTAGTAATTTATGA
- a CDS encoding ParA family protein: MKTIFWGNYKGGVGKTTSVYQVAGHFALNGKKVLVIDLDPQCSLSNICASNQSNNVQVEKTFNYIVELYIRYIKNTPLFDFMLLTGNFDEGIVEFNVHIENAIQKCSLETQSNLYYIPSSLSYENSRLNELAQRMNDNINNVFLMKLFIENIRRMDKFDYIFFDCPPTSNLLIQSVFLSSDYYIVPTICDEVSTKGVPDYITEIEKTYNKFSMHEQVGGIMVTKIFKSKPKFLGVFETIYKERRGNADNSHQIESLDRNITQINIQSVLSSKNYDKYRYNKSEDSFETKHIFKDYIANKDNRSGGESIPQNTARGKITPSYKKISNVLIEILGG; encoded by the coding sequence ATGAAGACGATTTTTTGGGGAAATTATAAAGGTGGAGTAGGGAAAACTACAAGTGTATATCAGGTAGCTGGACACTTTGCATTAAATGGAAAAAAAGTGTTGGTAATTGATTTGGACCCACAATGTTCATTAAGTAATATATGTGCTTCAAATCAATCGAATAATGTACAAGTTGAAAAGACATTTAATTATATTGTAGAGCTATATATTCGATATATTAAAAATACACCATTATTTGATTTTATGTTATTAACAGGGAATTTTGATGAGGGCATCGTCGAATTTAATGTACATATAGAAAACGCCATCCAAAAGTGTAGTTTGGAAACACAATCTAACTTGTATTATATTCCCTCAAGTTTAAGCTATGAGAATAGCCGATTAAATGAGTTAGCACAACGGATGAATGATAATATAAATAATGTGTTTTTGATGAAATTATTTATCGAAAATATAAGGAGAATGGATAAATTTGATTATATTTTCTTTGACTGTCCACCTACAAGCAATTTGTTAATACAAAGTGTATTTTTATCCTCAGACTATTATATTGTACCAACTATTTGTGATGAGGTAAGTACTAAGGGTGTACCTGATTATATCACTGAAATTGAAAAAACTTATAATAAGTTTAGTATGCATGAACAGGTTGGTGGCATAATGGTAACTAAGATCTTTAAATCAAAGCCGAAATTTTTGGGGGTGTTTGAAACTATTTATAAAGAAAGGAGAGGTAATGCAGATAATAGCCATCAAATTGAAAGTTTAGATAGGAATATTACACAGATAAATATTCAATCGGTTCTATCAAGTAAAAATTATGATAAATATAGATATAATAAAAGTGAAGATAGTTTTGAGACAAAACATATATTTAAAGACTATATAGCTAATAAAGATAATCGTTCGGGTGGAGAAAGTATTCCTCAAAATACAGCTAGGGGAAAAATTACTCCATCCTATAAGAAAATATCGAATGTATTAATTGAAATATTAGGAGGCTAG
- a CDS encoding DUF72 domain-containing protein: MIYIGLTGWGDHPTLYSQVTSARDKLFDYSGHFPTVEVDTSFYAIPSSANIEKWCKDTPDNFRFVVKAFQGMTGHLRDDLPYETRNDMFNAFKECAVVFQKYGKLAMILVQFPPWFDCTSKNVQYIRYVKQQLQGFPIAIEFRNQTWYANTMKDKTLAFLKTHELIHTVCDLY, encoded by the coding sequence TTGATTTATATAGGTTTAACAGGCTGGGGCGATCATCCAACATTATATAGTCAGGTAACGTCTGCACGGGACAAATTATTTGATTACAGTGGCCATTTTCCGACTGTCGAAGTAGATACATCTTTTTATGCCATTCCGTCGTCCGCTAATATAGAGAAATGGTGCAAGGATACACCAGATAATTTTCGTTTTGTTGTGAAAGCTTTTCAAGGGATGACTGGGCACTTACGCGATGATTTGCCTTACGAAACGCGCAATGATATGTTCAATGCATTTAAAGAATGTGCCGTAGTGTTTCAAAAGTATGGCAAGCTAGCGATGATTCTTGTTCAGTTTCCTCCTTGGTTTGATTGTACGAGTAAAAATGTACAATATATTCGCTATGTGAAACAACAATTACAGGGTTTTCCAATAGCGATCGAATTTCGTAATCAAACATGGTACGCTAATACTATGAAGGATAAAACGCTTGCTTTTCTTAAAACGCATGAATTGATTCACACGGTTTGTGATTTATATTAG
- a CDS encoding glycerophosphodiester phosphodiesterase → MKRIAIILVVVIVGLSLFLFMNNQNQLPQQFLQISHRGASAYELEHSLAAYELALAQGTDYLEVDVQLTKDGQLVVVHDDVPTFGDGRRVEHYLFSELQQAHRADYGVPLLTVEDAFQTFPFAKFYIETKSNSKDLNEKLLRLIEQYHLEDSTIIQSFHKGSLKWFRKNNDSIPLIQLLSKIETARLSRLDLFFIKRYADGVGVNDAVFKLEDVEKIHRTQLKVHVYTVDDAERMRELIEAEVDGIFTNRPDVLHRLIEGTVY, encoded by the coding sequence ATGAAACGGATAGCTATTATTTTAGTTGTCGTCATAGTTGGTCTATCGCTATTTTTATTCATGAACAATCAAAACCAGCTTCCACAACAATTTTTACAAATTTCGCATCGAGGAGCCTCTGCTTATGAATTAGAACATTCGCTAGCCGCTTATGAGTTAGCTCTTGCTCAAGGGACTGATTACTTAGAGGTGGATGTTCAGCTAACCAAGGATGGACAGTTAGTTGTAGTTCATGATGATGTTCCTACCTTTGGGGATGGACGGCGCGTTGAACACTATTTATTTAGCGAACTGCAACAGGCCCATAGAGCGGATTACGGTGTTCCATTATTAACGGTAGAGGATGCATTTCAGACATTTCCATTTGCAAAATTTTATATTGAAACTAAATCCAATAGCAAAGACCTCAACGAAAAGCTACTACGTTTAATCGAGCAATATCATTTAGAAGATTCTACTATTATTCAATCCTTTCATAAAGGTAGTCTTAAGTGGTTTCGAAAGAACAATGATTCCATTCCGCTTATTCAACTACTATCTAAAATAGAGACTGCTAGATTGAGCCGATTAGACTTGTTTTTTATTAAACGCTATGCAGATGGCGTTGGGGTAAACGATGCAGTATTTAAGCTTGAAGACGTGGAGAAAATTCACCGAACGCAGTTGAAAGTTCATGTATATACGGTGGATGATGCTGAGCGAATGAGAGAACTAATAGAAGCTGAAGTAGATGGAATTTTTACGAATCGGCCGGATGTGCTACACCGTTTGATTGAAGGAACAGTATATTAA
- a CDS encoding YjcZ family sporulation protein yields MGYSGNVGSYNCNYGDNNYGYGSTFVLIVVLFILLIIVGATFMHKGY; encoded by the coding sequence ATGGGGTACTCTGGAAATGTAGGCAGTTATAATTGTAATTACGGAGACAATAATTATGGCTATGGTTCAACATTCGTCCTAATCGTTGTCCTATTCATTCTTCTAATTATTGTCGGCGCTACTTTCATGCATAAAGGGTATTAA
- a CDS encoding LysM peptidoglycan-binding domain-containing protein, producing MTIITKKEFIYTIRKGDTLTSIAKRFGSSGDAIAQANHLMPPVTDPNLIFPGNVLVVPSLSVSGKASYVVKSGDTVSGIALRFSTFTDLVSGINNLTNPNLIIPDQQLLVPVFIYEIKLGDTLSAISSRFGIPLSRIIKANQGRPGFQKDLIWPKFHLIIPLPTSKNIVVWTPLPGTKIASGQRVKGQARAFEAALNHELRDANGVIVSNEGFITADAGAPVYGNFSSTLPFDRKPTSTTGELHVFTRSAKDGSIQDLVKIKVLFK from the coding sequence ATGACAATAATAACAAAAAAAGAATTTATTTATACAATTCGTAAAGGGGATACTCTTACTTCGATTGCAAAGAGATTTGGAAGCTCTGGAGATGCAATCGCACAAGCCAACCACTTAATGCCACCCGTTACAGACCCTAACCTTATCTTTCCAGGGAATGTACTTGTAGTTCCCAGCCTTTCAGTTTCAGGAAAAGCATCCTATGTTGTAAAATCTGGTGACACTGTCAGTGGAATTGCTTTGAGATTTAGCACATTTACTGATTTAGTTTCAGGTATCAATAACTTGACTAACCCTAACCTAATTATTCCTGATCAACAGTTACTGGTTCCTGTTTTTATCTATGAAATTAAATTGGGGGATACGCTATCTGCTATTTCGAGCAGATTTGGAATTCCACTTTCAAGAATCATTAAAGCAAATCAGGGGCGCCCGGGTTTTCAGAAAGACCTTATTTGGCCGAAGTTTCATTTGATTATCCCCCTGCCGACATCCAAAAATATTGTTGTATGGACTCCTCTTCCTGGGACAAAGATTGCTAGCGGGCAACGCGTAAAAGGACAAGCAAGAGCATTCGAAGCGGCTCTTAATCATGAACTAAGAGATGCAAATGGAGTTATTGTTTCAAATGAGGGCTTTATAACAGCCGATGCAGGAGCCCCTGTGTATGGAAATTTCAGCAGCACGTTGCCCTTTGACAGAAAACCTACATCAACAACAGGGGAACTTCACGTTTTTACTAGAAGCGCTAAAGATGGAAGTATCCAAGATCTTGTAAAAATAAAAGTTCTTTTTAAATAA
- a CDS encoding transposase has product MQNAKKAAKYIGRYLARPAIAEYRIQGYDKTHVTFWYEDHRTGKKVVTKQPNYRFLFNLLQYIPPKHFRMVGRFGL; this is encoded by the coding sequence ATGCAGAATGCGAAGAAGGCAGCGAAATATATTGGTCGTTATTTAGCGCGTCCAGCGATTGCGGAATATCGCATTCAAGGATACGACAAGACACATGTGACATTTTGGTATGAAGATCATCGAACGGGAAAGAAAGTGGTAACGAAACAACCGAATTATCGTTTTCTATTCAATTTACTTCAGTACATCCCGCCCAAGCATTTTCGAATGGTTGGGCGTTTTGGGTTATAA
- a CDS encoding transposase yields the protein MFDYYYERRNKQLQIKPGIITIIHTFGRDLKFNPHIHVLVTEGGMDSSNDWKPLTFISYEYLQKSWQKIVMDSMKRWFPNNTAVQKLINDLYRRYTKVFLCEC from the coding sequence GTGTTTGATTATTACTATGAGCGTAGAAATAAACAGCTTCAAATCAAGCCTGGTATTATTACAATCATTCACACATTCGGACGAGATTTAAAGTTCAATCCACATATTCATGTACTTGTGACAGAAGGTGGAATGGATTCTTCAAATGATTGGAAACCACTAACATTTATTTCTTATGAATATTTACAGAAGTCTTGGCAGAAAATTGTGATGGACTCGATGAAAAGGTGGTTTCCCAATAACACGGCTGTTCAAAAATTAATTAATGATTTATATAGACGCTATACGAAAGTTTTTTTATGTGAATGCTGA
- a CDS encoding transposase zinc-binding domain-containing protein — protein MQFDHRGIIKRMLNDHFDGFWRMNQEAFPAAYRQDILETVQKTIRCGSKDMGHIRYECLGCPGGSKPVFVYFSCKSRFCNKCEKNIRMIGQINNRSLFSMCHIVIWCLRFQKKYEMYFF, from the coding sequence ATGCAATTTGATCATCGAGGAATTATCAAACGAATGTTAAACGATCATTTTGATGGATTTTGGCGGATGAACCAAGAGGCATTTCCTGCAGCTTATCGTCAAGATATTTTAGAAACAGTTCAAAAAACCATTCGATGCGGTTCAAAAGATATGGGGCACATACGTTATGAATGTCTTGGTTGTCCTGGTGGTTCAAAACCCGTTTTTGTTTACTTCTCTTGTAAAAGCCGTTTTTGTAATAAATGCGAAAAAAATATACGGATGATTGGTCAGATAAACAACAGGAGCCTGTTTTCAATGTGCCACATCGTCATATGGTGTTTACGATTCCAGAAGAAATACGAAATGTATTTTTTCTAG
- the sufB gene encoding Fe-S cluster assembly protein SufB, with protein MAKKMPDIGDYKYGFHDKDVSIFRSKRGLTEDIVREISNMKKEPQWMLDYRLKALEIFYAKPMPQWGGELASLNFDEITYYVKPSEATQKSWDEVPEEIKATFDKLGIPEAEQKYLAGVSAQYESEVVYHNMKKDLEDLGIVFKDTDSALRENEDIFKKYWGTVIPASDNKFSALNSAVWSGGSFIYVPPGVKVETPLQAYFRINSENMGQFERTLIIIDEGASVHYVEGCTAPVYTTNSLHSAVVEIIVKKDAYCRYTTIQNWANNVYNLVTKRTVVEENGTMEWIDGNIGSKLTMKYPACILKGEGARGMTLSIAIAGKGQHQHAGAKMIHLAPNTSSTIVSKSIAKQGGKVSYMGQVRFGPKATGARANIECDTLIMDNESTSDTIPYNEILNDNVSLEHEAKVSKVSEEQLFYLMSRGISEQEATEMIVMGFIEPFTKELPMEYAVEMNRLIKFEMEGSIG; from the coding sequence ATGGCTAAAAAAATGCCTGATATCGGCGATTACAAGTATGGCTTCCATGACAAGGACGTATCAATTTTCCGTTCAAAACGTGGACTTACTGAAGACATCGTTCGTGAAATCTCAAATATGAAAAAAGAACCACAGTGGATGTTAGACTACCGCTTAAAGGCTCTTGAAATTTTCTATGCAAAACCAATGCCACAATGGGGTGGAGAACTAGCTTCTTTAAACTTCGATGAAATTACGTATTACGTAAAACCATCAGAAGCAACTCAAAAATCTTGGGATGAAGTACCTGAAGAAATCAAAGCTACATTTGATAAATTAGGTATTCCTGAGGCAGAACAAAAATATCTAGCAGGTGTATCTGCTCAGTACGAATCTGAAGTAGTTTACCATAACATGAAAAAAGATCTTGAAGATTTGGGGATCGTATTTAAAGATACAGACTCAGCACTTCGTGAAAACGAAGACATCTTCAAAAAATACTGGGGTACAGTAATTCCAGCTTCAGATAATAAGTTCTCAGCACTTAACTCAGCAGTATGGTCAGGCGGTTCATTCATTTACGTACCACCAGGCGTAAAAGTGGAAACACCGTTACAAGCATACTTCCGTATTAACTCTGAAAACATGGGTCAATTCGAACGTACATTAATCATTATTGATGAAGGTGCTTCTGTACACTATGTAGAAGGTTGTACAGCCCCTGTTTATACAACAAACTCTCTACACTCAGCTGTAGTAGAAATCATCGTTAAAAAAGATGCATATTGCCGTTACACTACAATTCAAAACTGGGCGAATAACGTGTACAACTTAGTAACGAAACGTACAGTTGTTGAAGAAAACGGTACAATGGAATGGATTGATGGTAACATCGGTTCTAAACTTACGATGAAATACCCAGCTTGTATCCTTAAAGGTGAAGGCGCTCGTGGTATGACATTATCAATCGCAATCGCAGGTAAAGGCCAACACCAACATGCTGGTGCGAAAATGATTCACTTAGCACCAAACACATCTTCAACAATCGTATCGAAATCAATCGCTAAACAAGGCGGTAAAGTTTCTTACATGGGTCAAGTACGTTTCGGCCCTAAAGCTACTGGTGCTCGTGCAAACATCGAATGCGATACATTAATTATGGATAACGAATCCACATCAGATACAATTCCATACAACGAGATCTTAAATGATAATGTATCTTTAGAGCACGAAGCGAAAGTTTCAAAAGTATCTGAAGAACAATTATTCTATCTAATGTCTCGTGGTATTTCTGAACAAGAAGCAACTGAAATGATCGTAATGGGCTTCATTGAACCATTCACGAAAGAACTTCCAATGGAATACGCAGTAGAAATGAACCGTCTTATCAAGTTTGAGATGGAAGGTTCTATCGGGTAA